From one Trifolium pratense cultivar HEN17-A07 linkage group LG1, ARS_RC_1.1, whole genome shotgun sequence genomic stretch:
- the LOC123897804 gene encoding sterol carrier protein 2 translates to MADSSSNLKSEAIIDLMKQHFSTDAGKELVKKIGLVYQFQIAPKKIGIDEVIYTVDLKKGEVTKGPYEGGKADATFSFKDEDFVKVALGKMNPQIAFMRGAMKIKGSLSAAQKFTPDIFPKPSKM, encoded by the exons ATGGCTGATTCTTCATCCAACCTCAAATCAGAAGCTATAATCGATTTGATGAAGCAACACTTTTCCACCGACGCTGGCAAAGAACTCGTTAAAAAAATTGGACTCGTTTATCAATTTCAAATTGCTCCTAAG AAAATTGGAATCGATGAAGTTATCTATACTGTTGATCTCAAGAAAGGAGAGGTCACTAAAG GGCCATATGAAGGTGGAAAGGCAGATGCAACTTTTTCATTTAAAGATGAGGACTTTGTTAAGGTTGCATTAGGGAAGATGAACCCGCAAATTGCTTTCATGAG GGGTGCAATGAAGATTAAGGGAAGCTTGAGTGCTGCTCAGAAATTTACTCCCGATATCTTCCCAAAGCCTTCCAAAATGTGA